A window of Eubacterium sp. 1001713B170207_170306_E7 contains these coding sequences:
- a CDS encoding tyrosine-type recombinase/integrase, producing the protein MKKHRKNVYKRSDHRYEGRYITGYKGIHGKAIYRSIYADTYREIVALLEEAEKSVSEKVALERLIRKQKRKNLPVESLESMAENYSLDKLAQGSTPLRQCLVQWLEESKKFSVKASSYTRYCSIVYKHILPRLGDCPVNEVTAETVQDYIHYLCTDANHHKGLAPATIKIHLVLLSSFFEKMLEMELVQKNPCKNVQIPPRQKKKPDFLKQNEYQKLEKTLEDKLHDKRASAILLALKTGIRLGELAALRWTDIDLESRTVHIRHSLQRVKAESPERAKTEIVFGRTKSASSERDIPMNDSIYTLLYSYRKNLEKSGGISQGSFVFSNRQGSYLDPRAYQNYFSEVLKQAGIRCVNFHALRHTFATIAASRNMQISTLSRILGHSNPSITLQIYVHAVDEQDRIEMSKIESL; encoded by the coding sequence ATGAAAAAACATCGTAAAAATGTATACAAGCGTTCCGATCACCGTTATGAGGGGCGTTATATTACTGGATATAAAGGAATTCATGGAAAGGCGATTTACCGGTCGATCTACGCCGATACTTACCGGGAGATTGTAGCGCTTTTGGAAGAAGCAGAAAAAAGTGTTTCAGAAAAAGTAGCGCTTGAACGCCTGATCCGTAAACAAAAAAGAAAAAACCTGCCTGTAGAAAGCTTAGAGAGTATGGCAGAAAATTATTCGCTGGATAAATTGGCCCAGGGCAGCACACCGCTGCGGCAGTGCCTTGTGCAGTGGCTGGAAGAGTCCAAAAAGTTTTCGGTGAAAGCTTCCTCCTACACGCGCTATTGCAGCATCGTTTATAAACATATTTTACCGCGGCTCGGCGACTGCCCTGTCAATGAAGTGACTGCGGAGACGGTCCAGGATTATATTCATTATCTCTGCACCGACGCAAACCACCACAAAGGACTGGCGCCCGCGACCATAAAAATCCATCTTGTGCTGCTGTCATCTTTCTTTGAAAAAATGCTTGAAATGGAGCTGGTCCAGAAAAACCCCTGTAAAAATGTGCAGATCCCGCCCCGGCAGAAGAAAAAGCCCGATTTTTTAAAGCAGAACGAATATCAGAAATTAGAAAAAACGCTTGAGGACAAGCTTCATGATAAAAGAGCCAGCGCCATCTTATTGGCGTTAAAAACAGGGATCCGTCTGGGCGAGCTGGCTGCCCTGCGCTGGACTGACATTGATCTGGAGTCAAGAACCGTCCATATCCGCCATTCGCTTCAGCGCGTTAAGGCCGAATCGCCTGAAAGGGCAAAAACCGAAATCGTGTTTGGCCGGACAAAATCCGCCAGTTCGGAAAGAGATATTCCCATGAACGACAGCATTTACACGCTGTTATATTCATATCGGAAAAACCTTGAAAAAAGCGGTGGCATCTCTCAGGGAAGCTTTGTTTTCAGCAACCGTCAGGGCTCTTATCTTGACCCGAGAGCTTACCAAAACTATTTTTCAGAAGTTCTGAAGCAAGCTGGAATCCGTTGTGTCAATTTTCACGCACTTCGGCATACCTTTGCCACCATTGCGGCCAGCCGGAACATGCAGATTTCAACACTGAGCAGAATCCTCGGACATTCAAATCCCAGCATAACCCTTCAAATTTATGTACACGCTGTTGATGAACAGGACCGCATCGAAATGTCAAAAATCGAAAGCCTCTGA
- a CDS encoding nucleotidyltransferase family protein, whose protein sequence is MKENATEMRYLRELADSVLAARPPDPPPAGLNWELLWQTAKRLSMLPFIGYGVERLSENDQPPTSVMAEIRKCKIKSILAEAAQQHLLAKVLHRFDTQGVACLLGKDLSLKHLYPYPDIRPCEKIELFLRDEALPAADKVLVNLGASPVITDKCGLKSCHFGETTLIIKKLFYEKSPKAFERETQKYRHYSSACEWRPEILYKQLAGGPEKISRGEKESLWLRLDRHTLQRFYGFDAPEEKAVWNKKLKSFVKKQKYSQRNAQC, encoded by the coding sequence ATGAAAGAGAACGCAACAGAAATGCGGTATCTGCGCGAACTGGCCGATTCGGTGCTTGCCGCGCGGCCGCCAGATCCGCCGCCCGCAGGCTTAAACTGGGAGCTTTTATGGCAGACAGCAAAGCGCCTGTCCATGCTGCCATTCATTGGCTATGGTGTGGAACGCCTGAGTGAAAACGATCAACCACCGACTTCTGTAATGGCCGAAATACGTAAATGCAAAATTAAAAGCATTCTGGCAGAAGCGGCGCAGCAGCATTTACTGGCAAAGGTTCTTCACCGCTTCGATACGCAGGGCGTCGCGTGCCTTTTAGGCAAAGACCTTTCCCTGAAGCACCTGTACCCTTATCCGGACATACGCCCCTGCGAAAAAATCGAGCTCTTTCTGAGGGACGAAGCCCTTCCAGCCGCGGATAAGGTGCTGGTAAATTTAGGCGCTTCTCCTGTAATAACGGACAAGTGCGGCTTGAAGTCCTGCCATTTTGGTGAAACCACACTGATTATTAAGAAGCTTTTTTATGAAAAATCTCCCAAAGCCTTTGAGCGGGAGACACAAAAATACCGGCATTATTCGAGCGCCTGTGAATGGCGGCCAGAAATCCTTTATAAGCAGCTGGCCGGCGGGCCGGAAAAAATATCCCGCGGCGAAAAGGAATCCCTCTGGTTACGCCTTGACCGCCACACCCTTCAGCGGTTTTATGGCTTCGACGCGCCTGAAGAAAAAGCGGTCTGGAATAAAAAACTGAAGTCCTTCGTAAAAAAACAGAAGTATTCTCAAAGAAACGCGCAGTGTTAA
- a CDS encoding uroporphyrinogen decarboxylase family protein, with amino-acid sequence MIYEERIQNIRNAMRGEAATHVPILADFETSYACEYAQLDFMKASWHYPDILKAYEKVLEDFEIDATFGLGWIPPQKSILLGSRTWVQNHENGTMQHPEVMALSNSEYPELIADPVACIVKNVLPRMYSALGENKEHALKAIAQAMLFEKSQMTDFYNQLFAITYEHAVPIYYGSMFYAPFDLIGDHLRGLTQISLDMRRKKEALAAACEALAPVMIRYIENTLPVDEDGLSCACAFVHLPPMISPGNFEKFFWPTFKKVCDTLTEKGHTLYLQFQGDYTDGRYLDYYAELPQHKVILSFEKQDFARTLKIFEGKNMISCAYPLDYLTHASLQECLDKAKELMDIGMGHGQFYFGFNKAPFHINEAAPEKMKAVLHFVREYGKY; translated from the coding sequence ATGATTTATGAAGAACGCATTCAAAATATCAGGAATGCCATGCGTGGCGAAGCCGCCACACACGTCCCCATACTGGCGGACTTTGAGACAAGCTATGCCTGCGAATATGCCCAGCTGGATTTTATGAAAGCCAGCTGGCACTATCCGGATATTTTAAAAGCCTACGAAAAAGTGCTGGAGGATTTTGAAATTGACGCGACCTTTGGTCTCGGCTGGATACCGCCTCAGAAAAGTATTCTGCTGGGCAGCCGAACCTGGGTTCAAAACCATGAAAACGGTACGATGCAGCACCCCGAGGTGATGGCGCTGAGTAATTCGGAATATCCCGAGCTCATCGCAGATCCTGTGGCGTGTATTGTAAAAAATGTTCTGCCCAGAATGTACAGCGCCCTTGGAGAAAACAAAGAGCATGCCCTAAAAGCCATTGCCCAGGCCATGCTTTTTGAAAAAAGCCAAATGACAGATTTTTACAACCAGCTCTTTGCCATCACCTATGAGCATGCGGTTCCCATCTATTACGGCTCCATGTTTTATGCCCCCTTTGATTTGATCGGGGATCATCTCAGGGGACTCACCCAGATTTCCCTGGACATGCGGCGTAAAAAGGAAGCGCTGGCGGCTGCCTGCGAAGCGCTGGCGCCTGTAATGATCCGCTATATCGAAAACACCCTTCCCGTAGACGAGGACGGCTTGTCCTGCGCCTGCGCCTTTGTGCATCTGCCGCCCATGATCAGCCCCGGCAATTTTGAAAAATTTTTCTGGCCGACCTTTAAGAAAGTCTGCGACACCCTTACGGAGAAAGGGCACACCCTTTATCTGCAGTTCCAGGGCGATTACACCGACGGACGATACCTGGATTATTACGCCGAGCTGCCGCAGCACAAAGTGATCCTTTCCTTTGAGAAGCAGGACTTCGCCAGAACGCTCAAAATTTTCGAAGGAAAAAACATGATATCCTGCGCCTATCCTCTGGATTATCTGACACACGCTTCTCTTCAGGAATGTCTGGATAAGGCAAAGGAGCTCATGGACATTGGTATGGGGCATGGGCAATTCTATTTTGGCTTTAACAAGGCGCCTTTTCACATAAACGAGGCGGCACCCGAAAAAATGAAAGCCGTTCTGCACTTTGTTCGAGAATATGGAAAATATTAA
- a CDS encoding DMT family transporter, translating to MNDNRSNLTKGILYGGLAGIIWGTLSIFISLLKNFGMSDIAVSSLGPMIIIVFYGIKTLIKNPKAFKISWKHLLIVLVGGGIVNALTYYSYAMCLNYMGAGVFSALDFSHVFILMLLSSFIFKYKITKGKLFSLSLAVVGMVMVLNVFSPDAFISPMGLLWIAVDWFCNCAIALLLKWALNNGIDNDVLITYYNLGAALIYWTMCPPWAVVGEIAAVQNIALLVATIAAYGIFTQILTQYVWVKSFSLVDPAITNMMAAFSPITAAVLGYFMFGQVISWIQILGIAVVIAAVVVLNKTGAAEEL from the coding sequence ATGAACGATAACAGAAGTAATCTGACAAAAGGGATTTTGTACGGCGGGTTGGCTGGGATTATCTGGGGAACCCTGAGCATTTTTATCTCACTGCTCAAAAATTTCGGCATGAGCGACATTGCCGTGTCCTCACTGGGCCCTATGATCATCATTGTTTTTTATGGCATCAAAACGCTGATTAAAAATCCAAAGGCTTTTAAAATCAGCTGGAAACATCTATTAATCGTATTGGTTGGCGGCGGAATTGTCAATGCTTTAACCTACTATTCCTATGCCATGTGCCTAAACTATATGGGCGCCGGGGTTTTCTCAGCTCTGGATTTTTCACATGTCTTTATTTTAATGCTGCTGTCCTCTTTTATCTTCAAATATAAGATCACCAAAGGGAAGCTTTTTTCTCTCTCTCTGGCCGTTGTGGGGATGGTCATGGTTCTGAATGTTTTCTCGCCCGACGCTTTCATAAGTCCCATGGGGCTTCTCTGGATCGCGGTAGACTGGTTCTGCAACTGCGCCATTGCCCTGCTGCTTAAATGGGCCCTTAACAATGGAATCGATAACGATGTGCTGATCACTTATTATAACCTTGGCGCAGCCCTGATTTACTGGACAATGTGCCCACCCTGGGCTGTTGTCGGTGAGATTGCCGCCGTGCAGAACATCGCACTGCTCGTGGCGACCATTGCCGCCTACGGTATTTTCACTCAGATTTTAACCCAGTACGTCTGGGTCAAGTCCTTCTCGCTGGTGGACCCGGCCATCACCAATATGATGGCTGCCTTCTCACCTATTACCGCCGCGGTTTTAGGCTACTTTATGTTTGGGCAGGTCATTTCCTGGATTCAGATTCTGGGGATTGCAGTGGTTATCGCTGCTGTGGTTGTTCTGAATAAAACCGGCGCAGCGGAGGAGCTGTAA
- a CDS encoding TetR/AcrR family transcriptional regulator, which produces MANYKKGTETKTALYNSAKKFFYTKGYHETTIKEMVVDAESNPGLFVYYFEGKESVAMGIFREFADAITLALKDILEPLKDAGKDLLVDMVEYRAYFECINANPEIIRFYNGISELGSFPKLVIGWMDFFTHKRYEDGLKYETNPMICDKTYFDAVASLTAGMQIQFFRDIIQKNIDIPYEDAIDMFLTECYRFLVPDKNQVQENVRNSRKVTEGLKFEVSEYFKVTVTEKNKK; this is translated from the coding sequence ATGGCCAATTACAAAAAAGGAACAGAAACAAAAACAGCGCTGTATAACAGCGCAAAGAAATTTTTTTATACAAAGGGTTACCACGAGACGACCATCAAGGAAATGGTCGTGGACGCTGAATCGAACCCTGGTTTATTTGTCTATTATTTCGAGGGCAAAGAGTCGGTGGCAATGGGGATTTTCCGGGAGTTTGCAGATGCGATTACCCTGGCCCTTAAGGATATCCTGGAGCCGCTGAAAGACGCGGGAAAGGACCTGCTTGTGGATATGGTGGAGTACCGGGCTTATTTTGAGTGCATTAACGCCAATCCGGAGATCATAAGGTTTTATAATGGTATTTCTGAGCTCGGCAGTTTTCCGAAGCTGGTCATCGGCTGGATGGATTTCTTTACTCACAAACGCTATGAGGACGGATTAAAATATGAGACAAATCCCATGATCTGTGACAAAACCTATTTTGACGCGGTCGCCTCGCTGACGGCCGGTATGCAGATTCAGTTTTTCAGGGATATTATCCAAAAAAATATCGACATCCCCTACGAGGACGCCATTGATATGTTTTTAACCGAATGCTACCGCTTTCTGGTGCCGGATAAAAATCAGGTTCAGGAAAATGTGCGGAACTCGCGGAAGGTAACAGAAGGTTTGAAATTTGAGGTGAGCGAATACTTCAAGGTAACGGTCACTGAAAAAAACAAAAAATAA